ATACAAGGAGTAGCTCGCGACTGTGACGCGAAGTGCAGCCATAGAGGGAAACCAGATTCCTATGGCGCAAGCGAGCGAGTAATTCAATTTCATTCACAAACTGATCTACTCTTCTGTAATTGTGCTCAAATAATCTTTTCACAGCTACCTCCCTTCCATCTTTGAGTTTCCCTGGTTTTTTAAATATCATGCTCAGTAACATATTAAGCTGTGAGTTAAGTTATAAAATAGAATAAGTGAGTGCTAACCGTAGTACACAGTGCCAAAACCTCCATCTCCTAGCGTTCTAGTGCTGTCGAaattgtttgttgcttgttgaaGCTCTTCATAAGAGAAGACAGGTATACCAAAGAAGAGCTTGTTTGACTCTGATTCACGATTTGGATGAGGATCAACAAAAGCGTTGTTACTTGGTTGGAGTTGGATGCATGCAGAGTCATATTTCCGTTTGAAATACCGTAGCGTGAGGAACAATCCAACTATGATCCATGGTCCTACACCGACTCCTTTAACAGTAGATTGTAATGAATTTTAGTTTGACAGTTGACAAAAACTTGCATTGTTATGTCGATTTAACTTCGAAACTTATAAACTAGTAAACGAAAGAAACGTAAAAAGAACTGTTCTAATTGGTTAACAATCATAATAAGCTGTTAAAGAAGGTAGAAAAGCATAAATATATATGCAAATGCACAAAATCAGTACCTAAAACCAATGGAAGCTTCCAAGATGGAGGACTTCTATGTTTCCTTGCACAATAAATTTGTCTGTTGTTGCGAGCATAACAATGACCTTTTGCATCATGGTGACACCGTTCACACTCATCCGAAGGTTGAAATTTAAAGGTAATTTCATGAGCTAAGAATGGAAATGGATTTCCAGAAAGTGCAAAGCCTAACTCAACGATAGGAAGATAAAGCAAAAAACACGTCGTGAAAGAGTGATTGGACTCACCATCTGATATTGAATCAccgaaataaaaatcatatttcggACAAGAGCTGTTCATGAAAAAATTATTTGGAGGAATGGTGACTAATTTTTGGGTACGGTTGCATTTGAAAGCAGTTATATTGTCTTTCATATAAAAAGTTccaaaaggagaaggagaagggaGGATAATATTAACATAGGTGAAGACTTCACAAGCACTTTTCATCAAAAGGTGGTTGAAATTCTGGTCAATAATGGAAATAGTGTTTCCCTTGGATGGGTCATAAACAATGTTTGTAACTTGAAAGAGTTTTCCTCCTTTGGTTAACTGGACATGCTTCATAGAAGTTTTGTTAACATCATCACAACCTTGAATTGCCAATGCACCACAGTTTGGAAATCCAACTTTGGTGAAAGGAGAGCGAAGAAGCCCAAGATTTCCACAATCAAATGAGTCTGGACAATCATCACTGTGTCCATTTCCTTTGCTAGTTAAGATGAGTAACAGTAGTAGAGTTAAATGAGAGAACTTAAGGAACCTATCATGTACTACTGTATAAACTAAAGACATTGAATTATGTTTCACAATCTTGTTGAACAACTATATATTTTTCACAATTTGTTTCATAATTGTTACTGTGAATTTGCTATACACAAATATACACAATCAACTTGCAGATGACGCGGAAGTTGACTTGGAGATTTAGCATGCAACACTAATTTTGAAACTGATTCCTATAATTAGGGGCGGGCCCAGGATGTGCAGCACACACTCAAATTATGAAAACTATCATTATCTTCTAATATTTTTCGTATTTTGCACTCCTCGGCATTTAAATTTGCCAAGTTAACTAGAATCCATGACTTCTTGTTTGAAAGCTTATTATGGGCTGTTCACAATAGTCATACATCAAGGTCTAACAGCAAGCAATAGAGGGAAAGCGCGGGGAATATGTCCGACCTCACTCAAACTCAGAACAATTAATTTGACCTTCTATTAACTTCTCACCATCAGATCTAATTAGAGGCTATGAAGAATGGACACCTCTAGAAGTAGGAGTGACGGGGTGTCCGGCACTTGTATGACATCCGTACGACACGTGTCAAAATAATCAGACAAGTGTCGGAAAAGTCAGACAAGTGTCCCCAAATAAATGattgttttctttgtttcgacactCTTAATCAGTGTCAGACACTCCTATCGTATGACACTTATACAATATATGGGACAATTTTGACAAATGTTTAAAGAAGAATCTGTTTGTTCTTTACTTAAACACATGTACATTTTTTAAGACAAATCTCTTGTACATATGAAAGTGTTAAACATGTATTAAAGATGCGTTGAAGCAATATTTTCGTTTCGTTGAAGAATTAAATACAATAATTTTGATTAGGAATTTTTAACTCTTTTaataaggaaatttctttatccactccCCAATTTCTCTTGGTGACCCCTGGTGAAGACCCCAAAATGCCCcatgtttcggaaatgcatttccaaaatgcaaaaaaaatgctgtttttggagatgcatctccaaaaacgtttttttttttttcaaaatttgtcttatttcggaaatgcatttgcGAAAAcaggatttcggaagtgcatttccgaaatactgcgcattttgcagatttagcaaaacagcctctccccccaattcatttaccctaaatcaccaTCAACACTTCCTCAAATAGATTTTTTGCAAAATCAAGTTCCGAGGCTACATCAAAGGCTGTTTCTacttgctctactacattcaaaagcttctcaatcacttcaatttgtaggtttcataatccttagatcaataattcaaatgcatgttagggttgttagaaattacaaaaatgatataggggtaggttgttactagtatttaggttgtttagaagcattataaAATGTTTGAGCattggattttggggtctgccatggaagttgcagaagttggcttcgcaggggtgtttcggaagttcatttccgaaaacacctccctcaccagtttcggaaatgaacttccgaaatgtgtcCAGAAGTGgtttttttttgaattgtttcgcattcttatggATTTCAATTGTTTCAGGAATATGGCATGCAatccagcacgcatcagacaggggagagagacccAGACAACGTCGGCAAGACGCGAGCGGACGGCGCAGCTGACATCGACGCAGGGACGGGGTCGTGTCCGAGTAcccgtgcagatggacgagggtactgttagaacaagatttgttctgatcaatattcttagttttgatgataacaatgtatatgaattttgcttgagataatgtggtactctaatcctatgcaatttccatttcaggaaatatataaagagtatgcacaaattcagcgcaagaagcactgactcagaaggttcaagtatgcaacatcagaacatgctctcgcaagacatcagaagatggtcaagcagaatcagaacatggtctattgaagcatcagaagaacttgagatcagaagcagaagcactgaagttctcatgatatcacgctagaagcacttcaaggtcagaagacaagaagatgctctgcaccaagctgtttgagtctgatgatattcaaacgttgtttatacagacatcagatcagaagcaagtacaagatggcaggctacgctgactcacaaaaggaacgttagaagctattaaaggcaacgtcagctaaagcaggaaaagcaaggctcgaggtagttgacaaaagagtgaaacattaaatgcaatgtagtacagatcacgcaacgcattaaatgctcccaacggtcattttctcaaacgcctataaatagaagttctgatgagaagctgaatacaacactttgcgcaaacatacagaaacgctgtcaaaattcaaaagctctcaaacttcatcttcaacctcacttcattactgttgtaatatcttagtgagattaagcttaaacttaagagaaaaatcacagttgtgataatagcttattaagaagtatTGTAACTCTAGTAAGAATttatttacattcatttgtaagaactagaggagatcaagttgtgatcggattctctagaaagtcttagagggtatctaagcattgtgttcctagagtgatcaggttgtgatcagaatactctagaagacttagaggttatctaagtggaaaaccattgtaatattgtgtgattagtggattaaatcctcaggtgaggtaaatcgttccaagggggtggactggagtagtttagttaacaacgaaccaggataaaaatcattgtgcaaattgtttttatcttaagagttttaaaactacacttattcaaaccccccctttctaagtgtttttctatccttcaggtacttcctcatctggatcgaggagtcgtctggctcgggtctCTTCTTCCCGTCAGTAGGAggtacgagaggaggaggaggcagttagATACCAGGAgacggaggaggtaccggatgttgaccctccgcacggggaggaggagggctacccgggagggcccagtaaTACGTCTGTGttgatttcctaccacgagcacgtcgctcgacgtgtctgggagggagaggtattttttataatttttccgactttattatttttatcattttttatttagctttttattctacattttcttaacggtctaattaacaatgttttttgttttgtttttgttgtaacaggagagacagactttaaaaatggtgaaccacgcccggaagatttttggtctctttaaactagaggcgcagtggtttaacgacgcggtgacagcttcagggctaggtgggctgtgcatgacgggatataccaccatcagccacggcatgcagggggcctttgtggagcggtggcacagggagacgtcttctttctaCTTACCGGTTGggggggagatgacgatcaccttgcacgatgtgcagtgtcttctccacatGCCGATTAGAGGGATGTTGCTGGAccattcccggatccagagggtcaaTGCGATCGAGTGGATGGCGATCCATCTGGGTATGGAGCCAGATATGGCTGATTTTGAGTGTTGGACGACAAATGGGTCTCATATCCGGTTCTCCATATTGAGCATTTATTACgagcaccacttggtggcggGGGCCGAATCCGAGGATGCGAAGAACGAcctatttatggagtatcaccgtgcctgcgctctccggtgctggtttatgtttttggtaggcactgcactcttAGTGGACAAGAGTGTAAGATACGTCGACGTGAcatacctccgctacttcatggacttgactaccgttcaccagtgaaACTGGGGGTCaactattctggtatacctataccagaagctgaatgaggcctccaactggaggaccaggcagttgaccggatcctccACACTCCTGAtggtacatttcattttaattgtttcacatttatttatggttcgtatttatttttaatacattatcgtgtttgtgtttcagggctggatcatctcctacttcccccgcatccacggcttcgctATTGATCCGGCGTACGAGGACGCCATGCCTAGGACCGCCCAATATgttctccaaagggggaacaatgcagtgggaccatatcgtgggtaccttgaccgcacagctcacgatgacatcacttggaggccattcagcgactacactgctGTTGTCACCTTTGACAACatctcgttatattctggctggttggcatgcgggaccaacaccatggtaaGGTATCTctctgagcggtgcatgcgacagtttggatttgtgcagatgatacctaggtcaccttttgaggctacTCCCGACACAGTTACTCGAGTGCAGATCACTGGCATATTTgtggattgggagcgtcatgtggtcccggaggagtatcgtcacATGCAGGTCACTCgagactggcacagtgtggaggggtatgtcacatggttctatcgggtgtcacatcctctaatGACATccgacattcccggcgctcctaggccagcatacgaggagctcctggagaaccagcaggccgaggatgaccatgtcattgatctcctgccgatctgccagctgATAGAGCTGCTTGGCCGGGACGCGTTGGACTGAGGTTtcattgatcagggcggtccagaggcagtcgccgtggtggAGAGGATCGTCGGCGACGCGGGTCGTGCGACGgcatataggaggcagaggaggtcccagggagtgagggttaggcatacccagtaggggttcgGGTTTATTTTTCATGTATTCGGATTTtatttcgcacactattactcgttttgtgtgtatatatatatatatatatatatatatatatatatatatacatatatattatttggatttaatttatcatattagtactttatgttgatatgtcgtttattttgtttggcgttttcgtttaattaaaaatacgggattgttaagaaaaacatagggttaaataagtttttagtccctataaatatgccaactttcaattttagtccctgcaaaaattttcttcaaacaatggtcctcgtaatattttccgtccctatttttagtccctcccgttaaatttcactaacggaggcttacgtggcacgccacgtgtaacgccacgtcaattaaagtcaatattaattcaaaatagatagattgcgggggttttaaaccccctttaaataacttaaaaaaccaGAAATTTTCAAGAGCAATTAATCAAACTGTTGGGTGGGAAATCTTTGTTACCCTCATTCTTCACATTATCAAACCTACAAACCTTGATTTCCCAAACATTTTCAAGAGCAATTAATCAAATTGTTGGTTGGGAAATCTTTGTTACCCTCATTCTTTGATATAAACCTTAGGAGAATCACACCGCTAAAGCTAGCTATTGAGGTTGGAGGTGGAGGGTTAATGGTCGAATACTTCTGTTGTGGAACTCATGTCCAATAGCTTGCAATTGGATTGTGATTTGTGACACATCAATGCACTTAAGAAAATAATCATTTACTCTTAACAATTAATATGATAGTGTTGTGATGTAAGAATTAAGAGCAAAAGAAATAAAAGCAAAGGTAGATAAGAATAGAAAACCAAGTAGGAAGATGTGTTATTGTATTGTCACGTAGTATCTATTAGAGCATACCTGTCTTATCAGCTCCAATGTTTTGAAAGCAAGCAGCACCACTTTTAAGATATGAAGGCAGTTGAGCAAATGGTATTCCTTTCAAGTTAGAGATTAAAGGTAAAAATAGAAGTACGAAAAGAGCCTACAATATATATCAGAAGCCAACCGTAAATATGACTCataattttgatttaattaagatacATAAAATATGCATGACCAAAATAGTTAATTTGTTACACATTAACTTACATTGATTGTTACATACAGGATGATACATTAGAGGGAGAATTAGCTTCTACGGATTTATCTACTACGGATAATCTGAATAATCTGGTAAAAGTTGGAGAGAAtttattgaagaaaaaatttACTAGAGTGAATCTAGATTCAGGCATATATGAAACAGTTCCTAATAAAGGCACTATTCAGGGAGAACTCAAAAGGTagtaattcattttattttatatattttataacgacttatttattttctatcAGTGCTAAGTAACTAGGATGAAAAAAATCGttacaaatatttatatatatatatgattgcagGTTTGCTAATTTACTGTCGGAATAAGAAAACAGAAAAAGTCTAAGTATCAAAATGGCAAGTGAATGATCAACAGATTGAATATGTTATTGATCCATTGCTTAAGTTTATTTGATCAGCATAAGTAATAATTTATGTAGCATCACATGAGATGTATAAGGATGTAACATTTTCTAATACtttgtttttgaataaaataattgTTGTTAATTTTGAAAGCTAAGaagaattttaaaaattcatttcACAATGTGTTGCCAACACTGCAACATTTTTTACTCTAAATCATATTAGTCCTACACAGCTTAAAAACCCAATGTCTGTTTAATTTTACAAGACGGTGTGGAAGATGCATTGGCATTCATTCCTTCCTGCATCATCTTATCGAACAAGAAACGCTATAGAGTTACAAATAGATTAAATCTGACTTTATCATTATGCAGCTTAACAATGCGTCTTTCTTTGTCTACATCAATATTGACTTATGTGATGAAGGTTATTCCTAGATAAGTGCTCTTGCAAGGTTGGTAGTTGATTAGTTGATAAAAGATAGTTTAGTTCAACTTTTATTTCATGCTCTTGATGGTTAAGCTTTGGTAGCTTCTGTCTTTTATTGTGGTTAATTTGTTCAACATTTCACTTTGTTCAACCTTCCTGTTGGGGCTTCAGTTGTGGTTAATGTAAAGATTTACCCTAAAAAATCTTGATGCTcctgaaatttttttattttttaagttatttaaagggggtttaaaacccccgcaatctatctatttttaattaatattgactttaattgacgtggcgttacacgtggcgtgccacgtaagtCTCCGTTAGTGAAATTTAACGGGAAGGACTAAAAATAGGGACGAAAAATATTacgaggaccattgtttgaagaaaatttttgcaGGGACTACAATTGAAAGTtgacatatttatagggactaaaaacttatttaacccaaaaacataaaaaaaacacaatttctgcataattcggaagtgcatttccgaaaccccccaaaatgtgaaaaaatgtgttttcagaagtgtatctccaaaaacacccccccatttggtgttttcggaagtgcacttccgaagtctgggaaaatttagaaaaaaaatacttcggagatgtatctccgaagcagggacaagttggggttttcgctgggagtcaccccatagggaggtggataaagaattTTTCTTTAATAATAGATGAATGAATAAAGTGTTGTATTAAAGTgtattaaat
This window of the Vicia villosa cultivar HV-30 ecotype Madison, WI unplaced genomic scaffold, Vvil1.0 ctg.001245F_1_1, whole genome shotgun sequence genome carries:
- the LOC131634157 gene encoding LEAF RUST 10 DISEASE-RESISTANCE LOCUS RECEPTOR-LIKE PROTEIN KINASE-like 1.1; its protein translation is MSLVYTVVHDRFLKFSHLTLLLLLILTSKGNGHSDDCPDSFDCGNLGLLRSPFTKVGFPNCGALAIQGCDDVNKTSMKHVQLTKGGKLFQVTNIVYDPSKGNTISIIDQNFNHLLMKSACEVFTYVNIILPSPSPFGTFYMKDNITAFKCNRTQKLVTIPPNNFFMNSSCPKYDFYFGDSISDGESNHSFTTCFLLYLPIVELGFALSGNPFPFLAHEITFKFQPSDECERCHHDAKGHCYARNNRQIYCARKHRSPPSWKLPLVLGVGVGPWIIVGLFLTLRYFKRKYDSACIQLQPSNNAFVDPHPNRESESNKLFFGIPVFSYEELQQATNNFDSTRTLGDGGFGTVYYGKLKDGREVAVKRLFEHNYRRVDQFVNEIELLARLRHRNLVSLYGCTSRHSRELLLVYEYIPNGTVASHLHGDLAKAGLLTWPIRMQIAIETASALAYLHASDIIHRDVKTNNILLDTNFSVKLADFGLSRLFPNNVSHVSTAPQGSPGYLDPEYFQLYKLSVKSDVYSFGVVLIELISSMTAIDSAREKEEINLANLAAKKIRKGAIGELVDPSLGFESDSEVKRMVSSVAELAFQCVLGNMELRPSMDQVLQELKKIDGGNFEFVHLEKMRDFVESSHSEEIHPSLNETSLNKKQVSSSPKSLTEKWESESTTPNASG